AAGGCAATCCGCAATTCTCGGGTCATCTGGCAATCTTCGGGTTGAAATAGAGGTAACCTTCTTTGCGGGGGATCCGACCATGATGGATGTGGCCCAACTGCTTGCTAAGTATCAAGAAGGGGAGCGGGAATTTCCTTTGGCGGATCTGCGTCGGGTGGATCTGCGGGGAGCCGATCTGCGGGATATCAACCTGCATCGCGCCAATTTGTCAGGGGCAGACCTGAGCGGAGCCAACCTGACAGGGGCCAATCTGCGGCGGGCCATCCTGATCGAAGCCAAGTTGTCGGAAGCAAATCTCAGCCATGCCGATCTGCGGCGAGCCAGTCTCGACTATGCCCAGATGCAAAAAGCCAACCTCTCCAGTACCAACCTGATGTGGGCCACCCTCAACGAAGCGGATCTGAGCGAGGCGAATTTACAGCACGGATCCCTGCAACGAGCGGTACTCAAACGGGCCAACCTCAGCCATTGCCAATTGCAATCTGTGGATCTGATCAGCGCCGATTTGTCGGGGGCCAACCTGACGGCGGCCAACCTGACCCAAGCCCACCTGAATTTGGCGGAACTCAACCAAGCCATCTTCCAAAACACCACCATGCCTGACGGCAGCCTGCGGTAAGGCCCTCAGAGGGCTGGGATGTCCTTGGTAAAATCGGTCGGGTGATCTCTATCATGAGGGCTTTCAAAACGTCGGCCCTACCTATCAACACCTCGATTCTTCCCTTTAAGGATGTTGGATGGCACTCAAACTTGTGATCTTCGACTTTGATGGCACCCTCGTCGATTCCGAACCCGGCATTCTAGAAGCCATCTGTCATACCGTCGCGGCCCTGAATCTGCCCGAAGAAGCGATAGAATCCTGGCGGCAAATGATCGGGATCCCGTTGGAAAAACAACTGGCTGCTCTGCTACCAGAGGGCGCTCAAAATCGGATCCCTGAAGGAGTGGAGATCTACCGCCGCTTTTATGATGCCATTCGCTCCCTCCACAGCCAGCCCTTCCCCGGTATTCTCGAGCTGTTGGCCGATCTGGCAGAGCGGATCCCGTTGGCCATTGCTTCTAGCAAACGACGGGAATCGATTTTGCCCGTTCTCGACCAATGGGGTTACGGCGACCTATTTGAGCCGATCATCTCCCCTGCCGAAGTGACCTATCCCAAGCCCCATCCCGACTCCGTGGAGCGCATCCTCGCTCACCATGACTTGGCTTCCGATCAGGCGGTTTTAATTGGTGATACCGAGTACGACATCGAAATGGCCCGTCGTGCCGGTGTCGGGGCCTGGGGAGTTGGCTGGGGCATTCACCCCCTAGAGCGTCTGTACCAGGCTGGGGCAGACCGGGGCTTTCGGGATGTCCAGGCCCTGCATCAAGCACTTGCGGAACTTTGGGTTTAAGAGATTTGAAAAATATTCGGAAAATCCCTTCGTCCAGCTCAATTGCCTGGCAAGTTCGGTGTAAAGCCGGATGTTCTCTCCTGCAGGGGGGCACTAGTGTAAGAGTATTCTCATCGATCTGCCGCTGTGACTCCTATTTCCTTTGCCAACGTTGAGATGCCTGGGACAATCAGGATGCCCGAAACGACTGCTCTAGAGCCAAGGGATGTCAGCCACCTTTTGGTTGTCGATGATCAGCCCAACAGCCGCATGTTGCTAGGGGATCTGCTAGAGGGCATTGGCTATCGGGTGAGCGAGGCCGAAAGTGGCAATCAAGCCCTGCACATGTTGGAAACCTTTCAACCGGATCTGATCCTGTTGGATGTGATGATGCCGGGGTTAGATGGGTTCGAGGTCTGTCGGCGGATTAAAGCCAACGAGGAGACGCGCTTGATCCCAGTGGTGTTAATTACAGCCGCCAGCGATCGCAAAAATCGGGTGCGGGGCATCGAAGCAGGGGCAGATGATTTCCTCAGCAAGCCCTTTGACGAGTCGGAATTGTTGGCGCGGGTGCGTTCTCTGGTTCACCAAAAGCACCTGAACGAAGATTTGGATCATGCCGCTCAGGTTTTGTTCGTCATTGCCCGCAGCGTGGAAAGCCGGGATCCCACCACAGGGGATCACTGCGAACGCTTGGTGAAAATGGCCAAGGATTTTGGCGAATTTCTACAGTTGCCCCGTCCCATGATTAAGGTATTGGCTTGGGGGGGATATCTACACGACATTGGCAAAATTGGTGTGCCCGACGCGATCTTGGGTAAACCAGACAAGCACACCCCGCAAGAGTGGGAGGTGATGAAATCCCACGTCCTGATTGGGGAGGAAATTTGCCGTCCCCTGCGCACCATGAAAGAGGTGTTGCCTCTGATCCGACACCACCATGAACGCTGGGATGGCGGTGGTTACCCAGATGGCCTTAAGGGGGAGGAGATCCCGTTGGTGGCCCGAGTCTTTCAGGTGCTCGACATTTACGATGCCCTCACCTCAGAGCGGCCCTACAAACGTGCCTTCACCGTTCAAGAATCCATGGATACTCTGCGAGAAGAGACAGCCAGAGGCTGGCGGGATCCGCAATTGGTGGAGTCTTTTTTCCAGTTTCTTCGGTCGCGGGTACCCCAACTGGATTGAACCGGTGAGTAGGGATCCCTTACGTCGTTGTGTGGCCTGTCGCCAGCTGTTTCCCCGCTCCCAACTGTGGCGGTTGGTCAGGCAATTTGATTCTCACCAAGTTCTTCTGGAGGAGGGCATGGGACGTTCTGCCTATCTCTGTCGCCAGTTTGGATGTTTACAGGCAGCCCAACGCAAGCAACGGCTGAACAAAGCCCTGAAAGCTCCTGTCCCTGACGAATTGTTTCAACGCCTAGAGGCACAACTGGTGAGTAATCAGCCTTCCGATGAACCCACCGAGACAGTAGTCCATATAGGCTAACCCCCCGTCTGACGGAGGTTTTGGGCTGCTTCAGAACCTCTGTGAAGTTGGAAAAAGCTGTAAAGCTACACGGCACCCCAACTCACCTGTCAGAATAGGGATCCGTGTAGGGATCCATCTAGGAAATCTGAGGCAAGCCTGTTCGGGCCGCAGAAAGGTTATTCTAGACTAGCGCCTTAGACGTTTGTTCACTTCCCCGGTTGTTCCACTCTATGCCCCATGTGGATATTTCCAGAGCAGTTTCAGATCTAGATTCCCTCCAGTCCGGATCCCTGGAGGCCGACCCAGCTGTTCTCAATAAGCCTGAGGAAGAACCCGCAAATTCGAAGGGCTCACCCCCTACTGATTTAGGTTTGGATAGCGAAACCGACGAGGAAAGAGGAGCAGAGGCTAGCAGACGAATGACCGATAAAGTTCGACTTTACGATATTGCCCGTGAAATGGGGCGTGAAAACCGCGATGTTTTAGAGGTTTGTGAACAACTGGGGATCCCTTTCAAAAGCCACAGCAGCACTATTTCTCCGGAGCAAGCAGAGCAGGTGCGCAGCAAACTGAGCAAAGCCCGTCTTGTGCAGCCT
This is a stretch of genomic DNA from Synechococcus sp. Nb3U1. It encodes these proteins:
- a CDS encoding pentapeptide repeat-containing protein — its product is MMDVAQLLAKYQEGEREFPLADLRRVDLRGADLRDINLHRANLSGADLSGANLTGANLRRAILIEAKLSEANLSHADLRRASLDYAQMQKANLSSTNLMWATLNEADLSEANLQHGSLQRAVLKRANLSHCQLQSVDLISADLSGANLTAANLTQAHLNLAELNQAIFQNTTMPDGSLR
- a CDS encoding HAD family hydrolase; this encodes MALKLVIFDFDGTLVDSEPGILEAICHTVAALNLPEEAIESWRQMIGIPLEKQLAALLPEGAQNRIPEGVEIYRRFYDAIRSLHSQPFPGILELLADLAERIPLAIASSKRRESILPVLDQWGYGDLFEPIISPAEVTYPKPHPDSVERILAHHDLASDQAVLIGDTEYDIEMARRAGVGAWGVGWGIHPLERLYQAGADRGFRDVQALHQALAELWV
- a CDS encoding response regulator, which codes for MPETTALEPRDVSHLLVVDDQPNSRMLLGDLLEGIGYRVSEAESGNQALHMLETFQPDLILLDVMMPGLDGFEVCRRIKANEETRLIPVVLITAASDRKNRVRGIEAGADDFLSKPFDESELLARVRSLVHQKHLNEDLDHAAQVLFVIARSVESRDPTTGDHCERLVKMAKDFGEFLQLPRPMIKVLAWGGYLHDIGKIGVPDAILGKPDKHTPQEWEVMKSHVLIGEEICRPLRTMKEVLPLIRHHHERWDGGGYPDGLKGEEIPLVARVFQVLDIYDALTSERPYKRAFTVQESMDTLREETARGWRDPQLVESFFQFLRSRVPQLD
- a CDS encoding YlxR family protein encodes the protein MSRDPLRRCVACRQLFPRSQLWRLVRQFDSHQVLLEEGMGRSAYLCRQFGCLQAAQRKQRLNKALKAPVPDELFQRLEAQLVSNQPSDEPTETVVHIG